A window from Temnothorax longispinosus isolate EJ_2023e chromosome 1, Tlon_JGU_v1, whole genome shotgun sequence encodes these proteins:
- the Spri gene encoding protein sprint isoform X7, protein MLSELCTTPDSYKRSDVFLEPYLQQHGTVQVVSSPSTPPPNPLQHHQLTQLHHVQSEESLSSEESATSGGSSRSTEDSGSEVACDITLIERLIRSHPIWFLPGIQRAGAFHLLQGKEEGNFVVRQSSQSDTMALSVRLPVGKGPYIEHYLIQTNKGKLSLETSENRFDNIPSLIAHYSQCCDELPVQLILPKAMREAKNRQQLSSLALLGQEFWRYPMANPKPPESSSSNTSSLSSFHGGNNNHHINNNNNMDNTPITESIVLNLAPISSYNTHTPSPTNTVNANTSTFASSLPRQPRPTPPNTLNLTTFNEPLNDTKRDRISSPTDKLSHKLISPNLVQSVRCPSPVVHNVENNVLSPVQDMRNFDALKNSLDTPKLTTIEFTKSSGKFASVSSFHQNNLSYTTSPELPDNRNIIAENQGTRQSVKTPPPPPPRWAKPGINQNQNNFTVTTTVTFNVNQGNVNTSQQNTPSDPSTSLLSPQSTKSLNSNFSIKSPLSPTTPIVSPTSKLIPKTPNVLSPNTPSSTSKSKKRRDREKNSRKNSQHYQESDILESYYRSSPADKISDYEDIWNTTDQSTQSTWNEGLKDNRVACTLQDCARNSNDRLMSPRESEKSLVNERSPAGEQIALKNDRFIPKNDKMRYKEMMSPEFSSFKPVPEMKSPDQSSPEETGMGKRPDLLSRVCSANSLNSPNTVTPPRNKLGLVLAKSESNSPRTPKSKQSSPFYAEPADAIVQNAIIIPRRRATKNNPALNKYRHSEPGWLQTPTGNANQLHPIDCWEEPSEETEEKTPLISSSVDNLAKRLVQAKETKKIPRAKPVQPPKIKTKVFNDTSWAVDSSWEFIGNEAEEPDCEPDYDCDADYDGDNVARKFPSDEECNRNIRNTLTVQNIILQRHPELLKPPDMCESLYSDRNSSYDNVEKRNVEREDTPDSRKDRTYDPSEWETMLDTDAESDVERIKRNKSFKERLDPLLSPPRVQALSKNRDHQLNGTGAAIRTYALQLAADKTTTFSQNIDNFIQCTRESKEAMPHVVMRNMRQFMSGMKNYLVKHGERGFESEVENERSKLRPNEFLNLDAILEDVMMGLVVRPLREHVCRLFIEHYFATGALQTLAENIQHAQGKTIHDLGVQSKIVPPSEESLDHILKYIERLQRTDSPLEKLEHLLAAISAIFNSVKQANLGRHVTLGADDLLPLVIWVLVRGKVVDAEIEAEYMWGLLHTSLLSGEGGYYLTTLSSAVHVLKTFKSSQSTMSTLNGCGTPDCSSVLRILVPDELHGSLNTRTLPVRPNMNTREICRILAHKIRCTNPQDYGLFKLVHGEETLLGDHECPQELSHCLFAYKRIDAKIAWPKTSS, encoded by the exons aGCGAGGAATCGCTTTCATCAGAAGAATCGGCCACTTCGGGAGGATCTTCAAGATCTACAGAAGATTCTGGCAGCGAAGTGGCTTGCGATATTACCCTAATCGAAAGGCTCATACGCTCTCACCCGATCTGGTTCTTACCGGGCATTCAGAGAGCCGGGGCCTTTCACTTGTTGCAGGGCAAAGAGGAGGGG AATTTCGTAGTACGACAATCGAGTCAGAGTGACACAATGGCTCTCTCAGTGAGATTACCTGTCGGGAAAGGACCCTACATCGAGCATTACCTGATCCAAACCAACAAGGGCAAGTTGAGCTTGGAAACGAGCGAGAACAGGTTCGACAATATTCCCTCGCTGATTGCTCACTACTCACAGTGCTG TGACGAACTGCCAGTGCAATTGATTTTACCGAAAGCAATGCGAGAAGCGAAAAATAGGCAGCAATTGTCGTCGCTGGCGTTGCTGGGCCAAGAGTTTTGGCGATATCCAATGGCGAATCCGAAGCCACCGgaaagcagcagcagcaataCCTCTAGTCTGAGCAGTTTCCATGGGG GTAACAATAACCACcacattaacaataataataacatggATAATACGCCAATCACGGAGAGTATAGTGCTTAATCTGGCCCCAATATCATCCTACAATACAC ACACTCCCTCTCCGACAAATACCGTTAACGCGAACACCTCAACTTTTGCGTCGTCGTTGCCGCGTCAGCCACGTCCAACTCCGCCGAACACTCTCAATCTGACAACTTTCAACGAACCTCTGAATGATACCAAAAGGGACCGGATCTCGTCACCGACTGACAAACTCTCTCACAAACTGATCTCGCCGAATCTCGTGCAAAGCGTGCGATGTCCCTCGCCGGTGGTCCACAACGTGGAAAACAACGTTTTGAGTCCTGTTCAGGATATGAGAAATTTCGACGCTCTAAAGAATAGTCTGGATACGCCAAAATTAACGACGATCGAGTTTACCAAGAGCTCGGGGAAGTTCGCGTCCGTCTCGAGTTTCCATCAGAACAACCTGTCGTACACCACGTCTCCAGAATTGCCGGATAATAGGAATATCATCGCTGAAAATCAAGGAACTAGGCAAAGTGTGAAgacgccgccaccgccgccgccaagATGGGCCAAGCCCGGCATCAATCAGAATCAGAATAATTTTACTGTGACTACGACGGTGACGTTCAACGTGAACCAAGGCAACGTGAATACTTCACag CAAAACACACCGTCGGATCCTAGTACATCGCTGCTGAGTCCTCAATCTACTAAATCTCTCAATTCCAACTTTTCCATCAAATCGCCTCTTTCGCCCACCACTCCGATTGTATCCCCCACGTCAAAGCTGATCCCAAAGACACCCAACGTGCTCTCCCCAAATACTCCTTCTAGCACCAGTAAATCAAAAAAGCGGCGCGATCGCGAGAAAAACTCACGGAAAAACTCCCAACACTATCAGGAATCGGACATCTTGGAATCGTATTATCGCAGCTCGCCGGCCGATAAAATTTCCGATTACGAAGACATCTGGAACACGACTGACCAATCGACACAGTCGACCTGGAACGAAGGGTTGAAAGATAACAGGGTCGCCTGCACTCTGCAAGATTGCGCGAGAAATTCTAATGACCGTCTGATGAGTCCCAGAGAATCCGAAAAGAGTCTTGTCAATGAAAGATCGCCAGCGGGAGAACAGATTGCTCTGAAGAACGACAGGTTTATTCCAAAAAACGACAAAATGCGATACAAAGAAATGATGAGTCCGGAATTTAGTAGTTTTAAGCCTGTTCCGGAGATGAAGAGTCCTGACCAGAGCTCGCCGGAGGAGACTGGTATGGGGAAGAGGCCCGATCTGCTATCTAGAGTTT GCAGTGCCAACTCGTTGAACAGCCCCAACACGGTGACGCCCCCGAGAAACAAATTGGGCCTTGTTTTGGCGAAGTCGGAGAGCAACAGTCCCCGGACCCCCAAATCTAAACAGAGCAGTCCCTTCTATGCAGAACCGGCCGATGCCATTGTTCAAAATGCCATTATAATCCCGAGAAGACGAGCAACCAAAAATAATCCGGCGTTGAACAAGTACCGACACAGCGAACCAGGTTGGTTACAAACTCCGACGGGGAATGCCAATCAATTGCATCCTATTGATTGCTGGGAAGAGCCCTCCGAAGAGACGGAGGAAAAAACGCCATTAATCTCGTCGTCAGTCGACAACCTAGCGAAAAGATTGGTTCAAGCTAAGGAGACGAAGAAGATTCCTCGGGCGAAGCCCGTTCAACCACCAAAGATCAAGACCAAAGTGTTTAATGACACTTCTTGGGCGGTAGATTCTAGTTGGGAGTTTATCG GCAATGAAGCTGAAGAGCCAGATTGCGAACCGGACTATGACTGTGATGCTGATTATGATGGCGACAATGTCGCTAGAAAATTTCCCAGTGACGAGGAATGCAATAGAAACATTCGGAATACCTTGACTGTTCAAAATATCATCTTACAACG GCACCCGGAACTGCTGAAGCCGCCAGATATGTGTGAGTCGTTATACAGCGACCGGAACTCGTCGTATGACAACGTAGAAAAGCGGAATGTGGAGCGCGAGGATACCCCGGACTCGCGGAAAGATCGCACGTACGATCCTTCAGAGTGGGAAACCATGCTGGATACAGACGCGGAGAGTGATGTGGAAAGAATCAAACGAAACAAGAGTTTTAAGGAACGACTGGATCCTCTCTTGT cTCCGCCACGAGTACAAGCGCTTTCGAAAAATCGCGACCATCAGCTGAACGGAACCGGGGCAGCTATTAGAACTTACGCTCTTCAACTTGCGGCGGACAAGACTACAACCTTCTCGCAGAATATCGACAACTTTATTCAATGTACGCGAGAGAGCAAGGAAGCGATGCCGCATGTGGTGATGCGCAACATGCGGCAATTCATGTCGGGTATGAAGAATTACTTGGTGAAGCATGGCGAGCGTGGATTCGAGAGCGAGGTGGAAAATGAGCGATCGAAATTACGGCCGAACGAGTTCCTCAATCTCGATGCCATTCTCGAGGATGTGATGATGGGCCTGGTGGTGAGGCCCCTGCGGGAACACGTATGCCGGTTGTTTATCGAACATTATTTTGCTACCGGTGCGCTACAGACCCTGGCGGAGAACATCCAGCACGCCCAGGGCAAGACCATTCACGACCTCGGTGTTCAG TCGAAAATCGTACCCCCTTCGGAAGAGAGTCTGGACCACATTCTCAAATACATCGAGCGATTGCAGAGAACCGATTCTCCACTCGAAAAGCTAGAACACCTATTGGCAGCCATCTCGGCCATCTTCAACTCT GTGAAGCAAGCTAACTTGGGCAGGCATGTTACACTGGGCGCTGACGATCTTCTGCCGCTGGTGATCTGGGTTTTAGTACGCGGTAAAGTGGTGGACGCGGAGATCGAAGCCGAATACATGTGGGGCCTGCTACATACTTCCCTTTTGAGCGGCGAGGGCGGCTATTACCTGACAACGCTGTCGAGTGCGGTGCACGTTCTAAAGACCTTTAAGTCCAGTCAGAGCACCATGTCCACGTTAAAC GGATGTGGAACACCGGACTGTTCGTCTGTGTTGCGGATCTTGGTACCGGATGAGTTGCATGGTTCTTTAAATACTAGAACACTTCCGGTGCGACCAAACATGAATACCAGAGAAATCTGCCGCATCCTTGCGCATAAGATTAGATGCACAAATCCTCAGGACTATGGGCTCTTCAAGTTGGTGCATGGGGAAG AAACGTTGCTCGGAGATCATGAATGCCCACAGGAGCTCTCTCACTGCCTTTTCGCCTACAAACGGATCGACGCCAAGATAGCATGGCCCAAGACCAGTTCTTAA
- the Spri gene encoding protein sprint isoform X4, translating to MLPPIIGNINSSDILTLYTNPGNGNGRNVVATRTVNRGRYAEIGVKRSDVFLEPYLQQHGTVQVVSSPSTPPPNPLQHHQLTQLHHVQSEESLSSEESATSGGSSRSTEDSGSEVACDITLIERLIRSHPIWFLPGIQRAGAFHLLQGKEEGNFVVRQSSQSDTMALSVRLPVGKGPYIEHYLIQTNKGKLSLETSENRFDNIPSLIAHYSQCCDELPVQLILPKAMREAKNRQQLSSLALLGQEFWRYPMANPKPPESSSSNTSSLSSFHGGNNNHHINNNNNMDNTPITESIVLNLAPISSYNTHTPSPTNTVNANTSTFASSLPRQPRPTPPNTLNLTTFNEPLNDTKRDRISSPTDKLSHKLISPNLVQSVRCPSPVVHNVENNVLSPVQDMRNFDALKNSLDTPKLTTIEFTKSSGKFASVSSFHQNNLSYTTSPELPDNRNIIAENQGTRQSVKTPPPPPPRWAKPGINQNQNNFTVTTTVTFNVNQGNVNTSQQNTPSDPSTSLLSPQSTKSLNSNFSIKSPLSPTTPIVSPTSKLIPKTPNVLSPNTPSSTSKSKKRRDREKNSRKNSQHYQESDILESYYRSSPADKISDYEDIWNTTDQSTQSTWNEGLKDNRVACTLQDCARNSNDRLMSPRESEKSLVNERSPAGEQIALKNDRFIPKNDKMRYKEMMSPEFSSFKPVPEMKSPDQSSPEETGMGKRPDLLSRVCSANSLNSPNTVTPPRNKLGLVLAKSESNSPRTPKSKQSSPFYAEPADAIVQNAIIIPRRRATKNNPALNKYRHSEPGWLQTPTGNANQLHPIDCWEEPSEETEEKTPLISSSVDNLAKRLVQAKETKKIPRAKPVQPPKIKTKVFNDTSWAVDSSWEFIGNEAEEPDCEPDYDCDADYDGDNVARKFPSDEECNRNIRNTLTVQNIILQRHPELLKPPDMCESLYSDRNSSYDNVEKRNVEREDTPDSRKDRTYDPSEWETMLDTDAESDVERIKRNKSFKERLDPLLSPPRVQALSKNRDHQLNGTGAAIRTYALQLAADKTTTFSQNIDNFIQCTRESKEAMPHVVMRNMRQFMSGMKNYLVKHGERGFESEVENERSKLRPNEFLNLDAILEDVMMGLVVRPLREHVCRLFIEHYFATGALQTLAENIQHAQGKTIHDLGVQSKIVPPSEESLDHILKYIERLQRTDSPLEKLEHLLAAISAIFNSVKQANLGRHVTLGADDLLPLVIWVLVRGKVVDAEIEAEYMWGLLHTSLLSGEGGYYLTTLSSAVHVLKTFKSSQSTMSTLNGCGTPDCSSVLRILVPDELHGSLNTRTLPVRPNMNTREICRILAHKIRCTNPQDYGLFKLVHGEETLLGDHECPQELSHCLFAYKRIDAKIAWPKTSS from the exons aGCGAGGAATCGCTTTCATCAGAAGAATCGGCCACTTCGGGAGGATCTTCAAGATCTACAGAAGATTCTGGCAGCGAAGTGGCTTGCGATATTACCCTAATCGAAAGGCTCATACGCTCTCACCCGATCTGGTTCTTACCGGGCATTCAGAGAGCCGGGGCCTTTCACTTGTTGCAGGGCAAAGAGGAGGGG AATTTCGTAGTACGACAATCGAGTCAGAGTGACACAATGGCTCTCTCAGTGAGATTACCTGTCGGGAAAGGACCCTACATCGAGCATTACCTGATCCAAACCAACAAGGGCAAGTTGAGCTTGGAAACGAGCGAGAACAGGTTCGACAATATTCCCTCGCTGATTGCTCACTACTCACAGTGCTG TGACGAACTGCCAGTGCAATTGATTTTACCGAAAGCAATGCGAGAAGCGAAAAATAGGCAGCAATTGTCGTCGCTGGCGTTGCTGGGCCAAGAGTTTTGGCGATATCCAATGGCGAATCCGAAGCCACCGgaaagcagcagcagcaataCCTCTAGTCTGAGCAGTTTCCATGGGG GTAACAATAACCACcacattaacaataataataacatggATAATACGCCAATCACGGAGAGTATAGTGCTTAATCTGGCCCCAATATCATCCTACAATACAC ACACTCCCTCTCCGACAAATACCGTTAACGCGAACACCTCAACTTTTGCGTCGTCGTTGCCGCGTCAGCCACGTCCAACTCCGCCGAACACTCTCAATCTGACAACTTTCAACGAACCTCTGAATGATACCAAAAGGGACCGGATCTCGTCACCGACTGACAAACTCTCTCACAAACTGATCTCGCCGAATCTCGTGCAAAGCGTGCGATGTCCCTCGCCGGTGGTCCACAACGTGGAAAACAACGTTTTGAGTCCTGTTCAGGATATGAGAAATTTCGACGCTCTAAAGAATAGTCTGGATACGCCAAAATTAACGACGATCGAGTTTACCAAGAGCTCGGGGAAGTTCGCGTCCGTCTCGAGTTTCCATCAGAACAACCTGTCGTACACCACGTCTCCAGAATTGCCGGATAATAGGAATATCATCGCTGAAAATCAAGGAACTAGGCAAAGTGTGAAgacgccgccaccgccgccgccaagATGGGCCAAGCCCGGCATCAATCAGAATCAGAATAATTTTACTGTGACTACGACGGTGACGTTCAACGTGAACCAAGGCAACGTGAATACTTCACag CAAAACACACCGTCGGATCCTAGTACATCGCTGCTGAGTCCTCAATCTACTAAATCTCTCAATTCCAACTTTTCCATCAAATCGCCTCTTTCGCCCACCACTCCGATTGTATCCCCCACGTCAAAGCTGATCCCAAAGACACCCAACGTGCTCTCCCCAAATACTCCTTCTAGCACCAGTAAATCAAAAAAGCGGCGCGATCGCGAGAAAAACTCACGGAAAAACTCCCAACACTATCAGGAATCGGACATCTTGGAATCGTATTATCGCAGCTCGCCGGCCGATAAAATTTCCGATTACGAAGACATCTGGAACACGACTGACCAATCGACACAGTCGACCTGGAACGAAGGGTTGAAAGATAACAGGGTCGCCTGCACTCTGCAAGATTGCGCGAGAAATTCTAATGACCGTCTGATGAGTCCCAGAGAATCCGAAAAGAGTCTTGTCAATGAAAGATCGCCAGCGGGAGAACAGATTGCTCTGAAGAACGACAGGTTTATTCCAAAAAACGACAAAATGCGATACAAAGAAATGATGAGTCCGGAATTTAGTAGTTTTAAGCCTGTTCCGGAGATGAAGAGTCCTGACCAGAGCTCGCCGGAGGAGACTGGTATGGGGAAGAGGCCCGATCTGCTATCTAGAGTTT GCAGTGCCAACTCGTTGAACAGCCCCAACACGGTGACGCCCCCGAGAAACAAATTGGGCCTTGTTTTGGCGAAGTCGGAGAGCAACAGTCCCCGGACCCCCAAATCTAAACAGAGCAGTCCCTTCTATGCAGAACCGGCCGATGCCATTGTTCAAAATGCCATTATAATCCCGAGAAGACGAGCAACCAAAAATAATCCGGCGTTGAACAAGTACCGACACAGCGAACCAGGTTGGTTACAAACTCCGACGGGGAATGCCAATCAATTGCATCCTATTGATTGCTGGGAAGAGCCCTCCGAAGAGACGGAGGAAAAAACGCCATTAATCTCGTCGTCAGTCGACAACCTAGCGAAAAGATTGGTTCAAGCTAAGGAGACGAAGAAGATTCCTCGGGCGAAGCCCGTTCAACCACCAAAGATCAAGACCAAAGTGTTTAATGACACTTCTTGGGCGGTAGATTCTAGTTGGGAGTTTATCG GCAATGAAGCTGAAGAGCCAGATTGCGAACCGGACTATGACTGTGATGCTGATTATGATGGCGACAATGTCGCTAGAAAATTTCCCAGTGACGAGGAATGCAATAGAAACATTCGGAATACCTTGACTGTTCAAAATATCATCTTACAACG GCACCCGGAACTGCTGAAGCCGCCAGATATGTGTGAGTCGTTATACAGCGACCGGAACTCGTCGTATGACAACGTAGAAAAGCGGAATGTGGAGCGCGAGGATACCCCGGACTCGCGGAAAGATCGCACGTACGATCCTTCAGAGTGGGAAACCATGCTGGATACAGACGCGGAGAGTGATGTGGAAAGAATCAAACGAAACAAGAGTTTTAAGGAACGACTGGATCCTCTCTTGT cTCCGCCACGAGTACAAGCGCTTTCGAAAAATCGCGACCATCAGCTGAACGGAACCGGGGCAGCTATTAGAACTTACGCTCTTCAACTTGCGGCGGACAAGACTACAACCTTCTCGCAGAATATCGACAACTTTATTCAATGTACGCGAGAGAGCAAGGAAGCGATGCCGCATGTGGTGATGCGCAACATGCGGCAATTCATGTCGGGTATGAAGAATTACTTGGTGAAGCATGGCGAGCGTGGATTCGAGAGCGAGGTGGAAAATGAGCGATCGAAATTACGGCCGAACGAGTTCCTCAATCTCGATGCCATTCTCGAGGATGTGATGATGGGCCTGGTGGTGAGGCCCCTGCGGGAACACGTATGCCGGTTGTTTATCGAACATTATTTTGCTACCGGTGCGCTACAGACCCTGGCGGAGAACATCCAGCACGCCCAGGGCAAGACCATTCACGACCTCGGTGTTCAG TCGAAAATCGTACCCCCTTCGGAAGAGAGTCTGGACCACATTCTCAAATACATCGAGCGATTGCAGAGAACCGATTCTCCACTCGAAAAGCTAGAACACCTATTGGCAGCCATCTCGGCCATCTTCAACTCT GTGAAGCAAGCTAACTTGGGCAGGCATGTTACACTGGGCGCTGACGATCTTCTGCCGCTGGTGATCTGGGTTTTAGTACGCGGTAAAGTGGTGGACGCGGAGATCGAAGCCGAATACATGTGGGGCCTGCTACATACTTCCCTTTTGAGCGGCGAGGGCGGCTATTACCTGACAACGCTGTCGAGTGCGGTGCACGTTCTAAAGACCTTTAAGTCCAGTCAGAGCACCATGTCCACGTTAAAC GGATGTGGAACACCGGACTGTTCGTCTGTGTTGCGGATCTTGGTACCGGATGAGTTGCATGGTTCTTTAAATACTAGAACACTTCCGGTGCGACCAAACATGAATACCAGAGAAATCTGCCGCATCCTTGCGCATAAGATTAGATGCACAAATCCTCAGGACTATGGGCTCTTCAAGTTGGTGCATGGGGAAG AAACGTTGCTCGGAGATCATGAATGCCCACAGGAGCTCTCTCACTGCCTTTTCGCCTACAAACGGATCGACGCCAAGATAGCATGGCCCAAGACCAGTTCTTAA